The following are encoded in a window of Campylobacter concisus genomic DNA:
- a CDS encoding thiol:disulfide interchange protein DsbA/DsbL — translation MSFLSKFSKAIFAVAVAGVISASAFSEGEDYVKLEKPLSAGQNTLVKIFSYACPFCYKYDKSVTPKVVEKIPGLKYEPFHLKTKGDYGEVASKVFAVLIVMDEAKGVSLFDENSLFKKAKFAYYKAYHDKKERWSDGKDTEGFLKTGLEAAGVSKADYEKELANPKVTELLKKWDESYDVAKIQGVPAFVVNGKYLIMTKSISSLDGMAALIEELLKK, via the coding sequence ATGAGTTTTCTATCTAAATTTAGTAAGGCTATCTTTGCTGTTGCGGTGGCTGGAGTGATTAGTGCTAGTGCATTTAGCGAGGGTGAGGACTACGTCAAGCTTGAAAAGCCACTAAGCGCGGGACAAAATACGCTAGTTAAAATTTTTAGCTACGCTTGCCCATTTTGTTACAAGTACGACAAGAGCGTCACTCCAAAGGTAGTTGAGAAAATTCCTGGACTAAAATACGAGCCATTTCACCTAAAGACAAAGGGCGATTATGGCGAGGTTGCGAGCAAGGTTTTTGCCGTGCTTATCGTTATGGATGAGGCAAAGGGAGTGAGCTTGTTTGATGAAAATTCGCTATTTAAAAAGGCTAAATTTGCCTACTACAAGGCTTATCATGACAAAAAAGAGCGCTGGAGTGACGGCAAAGATACTGAGGGTTTTTTAAAGACTGGACTTGAGGCTGCTGGCGTTAGTAAAGCAGACTACGAAAAAGAGCTAGCTAATCCAAAAGTGACTGAGCTACTTAAAAAGTGGGATGAGAGCTATGACGTGGCTAAAATTCAAGGTGTGCCAGCATTTGTCGTAAATGGCAAATATCTCATCATGACAAAATCAATCAGCTCGCTTGACGGCATGGCAGCACTCATCGAAGAGCTTCTTAAAAAATAA
- the dsbI gene encoding protein-disulfide oxidoreductase DsbI — protein MSFFRKMAKFQDSRISWAILVFVSVGLVVIAHSLFQNYAYMPPCEQCVYIRFAFLCMALGGVIAMINPKNLLFALVGYVFAFWGAVQGIMYSVKLAKIHDAVHGDDPFGVQGCSTEPHYPFGLPLEKWAPDWFMPTGDCGYDSPMVPDGVVLSDLQKSIVDLYADGWYLVPSSKFMSMADCTLLGFGVCFVVLALMLVSKLLSFLK, from the coding sequence ATGAGCTTTTTTAGAAAAATGGCTAAATTTCAAGACTCACGCATCTCTTGGGCGATCCTAGTCTTTGTAAGCGTTGGGCTTGTCGTTATCGCGCACTCGCTCTTTCAAAACTACGCTTATATGCCTCCTTGCGAGCAGTGCGTCTATATACGTTTTGCATTTTTATGTATGGCACTTGGTGGCGTGATCGCTATGATAAACCCAAAAAATTTGCTATTTGCTCTAGTTGGCTACGTTTTTGCCTTTTGGGGAGCGGTGCAGGGCATAATGTATAGTGTAAAGCTAGCTAAAATTCACGATGCAGTGCATGGCGATGATCCTTTTGGCGTGCAGGGCTGCTCTACTGAGCCACACTATCCATTTGGTTTGCCGCTTGAAAAGTGGGCGCCTGACTGGTTTATGCCAACAGGCGACTGCGGATATGACAGCCCTATGGTGCCTGATGGCGTGGTGCTAAGTGATTTGCAAAAGAGCATAGTTGATCTTTATGCGGACGGCTGGTATCTTGTGCCATCATCTAAATTTATGTCGATGGCTGATTGTACGCTGCTCGGATTTGGTGTTTGTTTTGTAGTGCTTGCACTTATGCTCGTTTCAAAGCTTTTATCCTTTTTAAAATGA